One part of the Hydra vulgaris chromosome 01, alternate assembly HydraT2T_AEP genome encodes these proteins:
- the LOC101237124 gene encoding zinc metalloproteinase nas-14 isoform X3: MSILFIIIVAYFISIEISAENESSFKSYLNRQKRSALKYQSSKWPGGIVPFQFIPGNFRNMTENETLIVNQAISHIQSQTCIKFIQRTNEEVYLKIERIDMQPCLSPVGYYSAAADTMKFGDSCTQLPILIHEFLHVLGFGHEHQRIDRDKYIMVNISNVQNGYVNQFDLENATYFDTQDIPYDIHSIMHYQNFAFSKFINSSTNIVAFEKDFMTMYALADYTLPLGNNYGLTPSDVKRISLQYNCSIPLQSTMTPSIEIPISTSTSPLSTAVLTPLTPSISVSVSLETQVYQSSTMNPTSKTPTATVAPNHSGFLKPNVFIYLIFLITFICF; this comes from the exons ATGTCTATTCTATTCATTATTATCGTCGCGTATTTCATTAgca ttgAAATATCAGCAGAAAATGAAAGTTCCTTTAAGAGTTACTTGAATCGGCAAAAACGTTCAGCTCTTAAATATCAATCAAGCAAATGGCCTGGTGGGATTGTACCATTTCAATTTATTCCAGGGAACTTTCGCAACATGA cTGAAAATGAAACACTTATAGTCAATCAAGCAATATCACATATTCAAAGTCAAACTTGCATAAAGTTTATTCAAAGAACAAATGaagaagtttatttaaaaattgaaagaatagATATGCAACC TTGTCTATCTCCTGTTGGATATTACTCTGCTGCAGCTGATACTATGAAGTTTGGTGACAGTTGCACTCAGCTACCTATTTTGATTCATGAATTTTTGCATGTCTTAGGATTTGGCCATGAACACCAAAGAATTGATCgagataaatatataatggtAAACATTTCGAATGTACAAAATg gtTATGTAAATCAGTTTGATCTTGAAAATGCAACATATTTTGATACTCAAGACATTCCGTACGATATACATAGCATCATGCATTATCAAAa ctttgctttttcaaaatttatcaattcatcaacaaatatagttgcttttgaaaaagatttcaTGACCATGTATGCATTAGCCGATTACACTTTACCGCTCGGCAATAATTACGGTCTGACTCCGAGTGACGTTAAAAGAATTAGTCTTCAATATAACTGTAGTATACCTTTACAGAGCACAATGACGCCCTCTATTGAAATTCCAATATCAACTTCTACGAGTCCTCTATCTACTGCAGTTCTTACACCTCTTACACCTTCAATTTCAGTTTCAGTGTCATTGGAAACCCAAGTGTATCAAAGTTCGACAATGAATCCGACGTCAAAAACTCCGACTGCAACGGTGGCGCCTAATCACTCAGGATTTTTGAAAccgaatgtttttatttatttaatttttttaatcacttttaTCTGTTTCTAA
- the LOC101237124 gene encoding zinc metalloproteinase nas-14 isoform X4 — MTENETLIVNQAISHIQSQTCIKFIQRTNEEVYLKIERIDMQPCLSPVGYYSAAADTMKFGDSCTQLPILIHEFLHVLGFGHEHQRIDRDKYIMVNISNVQNGYVNQFDLENATYFDTQDIPYDIHSIMHYQNFAFSKFINSSTNIVAFEKDFMTMYALADYTLPLGNNYGLTPSDVKRISLQYNCSIPLQSTMTPSIEIPISTSTSPLSTAVLTPLTPSISVSVSLETQVYQSSTMNPTSKTPTATVAPNHSGFLKPNVFIYLIFLITFICF, encoded by the exons ATGA cTGAAAATGAAACACTTATAGTCAATCAAGCAATATCACATATTCAAAGTCAAACTTGCATAAAGTTTATTCAAAGAACAAATGaagaagtttatttaaaaattgaaagaatagATATGCAACC TTGTCTATCTCCTGTTGGATATTACTCTGCTGCAGCTGATACTATGAAGTTTGGTGACAGTTGCACTCAGCTACCTATTTTGATTCATGAATTTTTGCATGTCTTAGGATTTGGCCATGAACACCAAAGAATTGATCgagataaatatataatggtAAACATTTCGAATGTACAAAATg gtTATGTAAATCAGTTTGATCTTGAAAATGCAACATATTTTGATACTCAAGACATTCCGTACGATATACATAGCATCATGCATTATCAAAa ctttgctttttcaaaatttatcaattcatcaacaaatatagttgcttttgaaaaagatttcaTGACCATGTATGCATTAGCCGATTACACTTTACCGCTCGGCAATAATTACGGTCTGACTCCGAGTGACGTTAAAAGAATTAGTCTTCAATATAACTGTAGTATACCTTTACAGAGCACAATGACGCCCTCTATTGAAATTCCAATATCAACTTCTACGAGTCCTCTATCTACTGCAGTTCTTACACCTCTTACACCTTCAATTTCAGTTTCAGTGTCATTGGAAACCCAAGTGTATCAAAGTTCGACAATGAATCCGACGTCAAAAACTCCGACTGCAACGGTGGCGCCTAATCACTCAGGATTTTTGAAAccgaatgtttttatttatttaatttttttaatcacttttaTCTGTTTCTAA